The stretch of DNA ACGTGGTGGTGCACGACTCCCTCGGCCTGGCCGCCGAACTGGAGGCCCGGATGGCCCGCCACGTGGGCAGCTACCAGGACGAGTGGGCCGCCACCCTGGCCGACCCCGACCGGCTCGCCCGCTTCGTCTCCTTCGTCAACGCCCCGGGCGTGCCGGACCCGAGCATCCGCTTCACCCCGGAACGCGACCAGGTCAAGCCGGACCTGGCCGTGCTGGCCACCGCCGAGGACCTGCTCGCCCCGCTCGACCTCCCGCTGCTCGGCACCCGCTGACCACCCCCCTGACTTGGAGCCCCGATGACCACATCCGCCACGCTCACCCCGAAGGTAGCGCTGCACACCGACAACGGCTGGCTCCCGGTCTGCGACTGGGACCGGCTGACCCCCGGCCGGGGCGTCGCAGTGCTGCTCCCGGACGGCCGGCAGGCCGCCGTGTTCCGCGACGGCGCGGGCCGGCTCCACGCCCTCGGCAACCGCGACCCCTTCACCGGCGCCTACGTGCTCTCCCGCGGCCTGCTCGGCTCCACCCCCGAGGGCAGGGTCTACGTCGCCTCCCCGCTGCTCAAGCAGCGCTTCGACCTTGGCACCGGCGAGTGCCTGGACGACCCGGCCGTCCGCGTCCCGACCCACCGGGCCCGCCTCCAGGACTGACCCGTCGCACCGCCGCGCCTCTCGCGCCGGTCATCCCCCTGACCGACCATCCCTCCCACCGGCCATGCCTCTGACCCGCCGAACGAGATCTTGATCACTCCGGCTGCGGGCCCCGGCCGGGGGGCTTCACTCCCGGACGGCCCGCAGCACCGCCGCCGCCATCCCCTGCTGCCCCTGGGCATTGGGGTGCACCGGCGCCATGCCGGCCGCCGGCAGCGGCGGCTCGATCCACCGCACGCCCTCCCCGGCGCACATGTCGTGCCCGAGGGAGGGCGTGAAGGTGTCCACGTACGCCGCCCCGGCCGCCTTCGCGCGCTCGGCCAGCATCGCGTTGAGGGCGGTCTCCTTCTCCCGGAGGAAGCCCACGTCCCCGGTGCTCACCCCGCGTCCGAGCGTCTCGGCGCAGCCCGCGCCGTCCGCCGGGAAGAGTGACGGGTAGCCCACCACGTACACCCGGGCCTGCGGGGCCCGCGCCCGGATCTGCCGCAGCACGGCGTCCAGCCGGGACCCGGCGGTCTCCACCCGCTGCTCGAGCTCGTCCCGCCCGCCCTCGGTGTAGTGCTGCCGGCAGGGCGCGTCGCCCTTCACCAGGCCGAGCGCCGCCTTGAGGCCCTGGGCCGCGCACTCCGTGACCACCCCGACGAAGCCGGCGTCGTTGCCGCCGACCCCGAGGGTGACCAGGCGGGTGGCGGCGGAGAGCGCGTCCAGCTGCGGGGCGTTGGTGCCGCTCGCCGTGCGCTGGGACTCCGTCAGATCGGCGGTGGTCGCGCCGGTGCAGCTCACGTCGGTGAAGCCGGCCCCGGCCAGCCCGACGGCCTTGGCCACCAGTGCGGGGTAGTTCACACCCGAGCGGGCACACCCCGCGGGCTCGCCCACCTTCGGCGCGATCCCGAGCCCCGAGGTGTAGGAATCCCCCAGCGCCACGTACGGCCCCACCGGCGCCCGCGGGCTCGGGCTCGCGCTCGGCGCCGCCGCAGCTTTCGCCACCGGCCCACCGACCCCGGCGCTGCACCCGGCTCCGGCCAGCGCCAGCACTCCGGCCAGCCCGACCAGCAGCCCCGCCCGGCTCCGCCCCACGGCCCCTCCCCCCGCCCGGCTCACTCGGTGTCGCGCTCGTGCTCCGCCAGGAACTCCTCGAACCGGCGGCCCAGCTCCTCCGCCGAGGGCAGGTCGACCGGCTCGGCCAGCAGGCTCTCGCGGCCCTCGGCCCCGGCCACCGCGTCGTACTGGCTCTCCATGCCCCGGATGGCGGCGCGCAGCTCGTCGTCCCCGCGGGCCAGCTGCTCCTCGATGTCGGCGTAGACCTCGCCGACCCGGTCGCGCAGCTCGGTGCCGGGCAGCACCAGGCCGCTGGCCGACTGCACGGACTCCAGGATCAGCACGGCGGCCGCCGGGTAGGGCGAGCGGGCCACGTAGTGCGGCACGTGGACGGCGAAGCCCAGCACGTCGTGGCCGGCGTCGGCCAGCCGGTACTCCACCAGGGCCTGGGCGCTGCCGGGCACCTGGGCCTGGTCGAACCAGCTCGGGTGGCCGGGGGCCAGGTCGAGCCGGGTGCCGTGCGGGGTGAGGCCGACCGGGCGGGTGTGCGGCACGCCCATCGGGATGCCGTGGAAGTCGACCGAGAGCCGCACCTCGAAGCGCTCGACCAGCTCGCGGACGGCCGCGGCGAAGAGCTCCCACTCGGTGTCCGGCTCCGGACCGGTGAGCAGGAGGAAGGGCGTTCCGAC from Kitasatospora sp. MMS16-BH015 encodes:
- the nirD gene encoding nitrite reductase small subunit NirD, which produces MTTSATLTPKVALHTDNGWLPVCDWDRLTPGRGVAVLLPDGRQAAVFRDGAGRLHALGNRDPFTGAYVLSRGLLGSTPEGRVYVASPLLKQRFDLGTGECLDDPAVRVPTHRARLQD
- a CDS encoding SGNH/GDSL hydrolase family protein gives rise to the protein MGRSRAGLLVGLAGVLALAGAGCSAGVGGPVAKAAAAPSASPSPRAPVGPYVALGDSYTSGLGIAPKVGEPAGCARSGVNYPALVAKAVGLAGAGFTDVSCTGATTADLTESQRTASGTNAPQLDALSAATRLVTLGVGGNDAGFVGVVTECAAQGLKAALGLVKGDAPCRQHYTEGGRDELEQRVETAGSRLDAVLRQIRARAPQARVYVVGYPSLFPADGAGCAETLGRGVSTGDVGFLREKETALNAMLAERAKAAGAAYVDTFTPSLGHDMCAGEGVRWIEPPLPAAGMAPVHPNAQGQQGMAAAVLRAVRE
- a CDS encoding proteasome assembly chaperone family protein, with the translated sequence MREPKELYQLEPQGVAALVAADAAAGPEAAGLVLLYHFEGFMDAGEAGGQVVAHLLEHGSPQVVARFDHDRLVDYRARRPVMTFTKDSWTAYEPPEILLRLVHDSVGTPFLLLTGPEPDTEWELFAAAVRELVERFEVRLSVDFHGIPMGVPHTRPVGLTPHGTRLDLAPGHPSWFDQAQVPGSAQALVEYRLADAGHDVLGFAVHVPHYVARSPYPAAAVLILESVQSASGLVLPGTELRDRVGEVYADIEEQLARGDDELRAAIRGMESQYDAVAGAEGRESLLAEPVDLPSAEELGRRFEEFLAEHERDTE